In a genomic window of Arachnia rubra:
- the upp gene encoding uracil phosphoribosyltransferase, with the protein MELRVISHPLVDHKLTLLRSRTTEQPIFRRLVEELVTLLAYEATRGVRVHETAIETPVAPATGTKLDSPAPLVVPILRAGLGMLDGMLRLVPTAEVGFLGMIRDETTLEPTTYAERLPQDLSGRQCYVLDPMLATGGSLGEAVKFLVGRGADDITCICLLAAPEGIERIQDLLADLHVPCTLVVSAVDERLNEQGFIVPGLGDAGDRLYGLAD; encoded by the coding sequence GTGGAACTTCGCGTCATCTCTCATCCCCTCGTCGATCACAAGCTGACCCTTCTGCGCAGCCGCACCACCGAGCAGCCCATCTTCCGGCGTCTCGTCGAGGAGCTGGTGACGCTGCTGGCCTATGAGGCGACCCGCGGGGTGCGCGTCCACGAAACCGCCATCGAGACCCCCGTCGCCCCGGCCACCGGCACGAAGCTGGACTCCCCCGCCCCGCTCGTCGTGCCGATCCTGCGCGCCGGCCTGGGAATGCTCGACGGCATGCTGCGCCTGGTGCCGACCGCCGAGGTCGGTTTCCTGGGGATGATCCGCGACGAGACGACGCTTGAGCCCACCACCTATGCCGAACGCCTCCCGCAGGACCTCTCCGGACGTCAGTGCTACGTGCTGGACCCGATGCTGGCGACGGGCGGGTCGCTGGGTGAGGCCGTGAAGTTCCTCGTCGGACGCGGCGCCGACGACATCACCTGCATCTGCCTGCTGGCCGCCCCGGAGGGGATCGAGAGGATCCAGGACCTGCTGGCGGACCTCCACGTCCCCTGCACCCTGGTGGTGTCGGCCGTCGACGAACGCCTCAACGAACAAGGCTTCATCGTCCCCGGGCTGGGCGACGCCGGCGACCGGCTGTACGGGCTGGCCGACTGA
- a CDS encoding WXG100 family type VII secretion target, translating to MANLNVSYDAMESEASALVSGKDQIHQQLQAMKARIEGLVTNGFVTDQASGAFNEMYQNFTTSASNTISSLDGIAQGLRSMANAMRETDTQMANQVRG from the coding sequence ATGGCAAATCTCAACGTAAGCTACGACGCGATGGAGTCCGAGGCCAGCGCTCTGGTCAGTGGCAAGGATCAGATCCACCAGCAGCTGCAGGCGATGAAAGCCCGTATTGAGGGTCTGGTCACCAATGGTTTCGTGACTGACCAGGCGTCAGGCGCGTTCAACGAGATGTACCAGAATTTCACCACCTCGGCCTCCAACACCATCTCGTCACTCGATGGCATTGCGCAGGGCCTGCGCTCCATGGCCAATGCCATGCGCGAGACCGATACCCAGATGGCGAACCAGGTTCGCGGCTGA